From one Streptomyces sp. NBC_01478 genomic stretch:
- a CDS encoding LacI family DNA-binding transcriptional regulator produces the protein MAQPVGIKDVARAAGVSVGTVSNVINRPDTVATETRARVLSAIDRLGYVRSESARQLRAGRSRIMGLLVLDMGNPFFVDVARGAERAARESGLGVMVCNSAQSPVEEADYLSLFAEQRVRGVLLTPADATGRNIESFRRHGIPFVLVDRVSEGTTECSVSVDDVAGGALAVRHLVDAGHRSIAYVSGPPGFNQVRDRRTGAKNALAEAGLDPDALRELPTDRLDVAAGRDAGARLLGLADRPTAVFCANDLLALGVLQAMFAAGVGVPDDLAIVGYDDIEFAAAAAVPLTSVRQPAVTMGALAAELLLEETEAEADPTARPHEHRRVVLQPELVVRRSSLAAR, from the coding sequence ATGGCCCAGCCGGTGGGTATCAAGGACGTCGCCCGCGCCGCCGGAGTCTCCGTCGGCACGGTCTCGAACGTCATCAACCGCCCGGACACCGTCGCCACGGAGACCCGGGCCCGGGTGCTGTCCGCGATCGACCGCCTCGGCTATGTCCGCAGCGAGTCCGCACGCCAGTTGCGCGCCGGCCGCAGCCGGATCATGGGGCTGCTCGTCCTCGACATGGGCAACCCCTTCTTCGTGGACGTGGCCCGCGGCGCCGAGCGCGCCGCACGCGAGTCCGGGCTCGGCGTGATGGTCTGCAACAGCGCGCAGAGCCCCGTCGAGGAGGCCGACTACCTGTCGCTCTTCGCCGAACAGCGGGTGCGGGGCGTCCTGTTGACCCCGGCCGACGCGACCGGACGCAACATCGAGTCGTTCCGCCGGCACGGCATCCCCTTCGTGCTCGTCGACCGCGTCTCCGAGGGCACCACCGAGTGCTCGGTCTCCGTGGACGACGTCGCCGGCGGCGCGCTCGCCGTGCGGCACCTGGTCGACGCCGGACACCGCTCCATCGCGTACGTCAGCGGCCCGCCCGGCTTCAACCAGGTGCGGGACCGCCGTACCGGCGCGAAGAACGCGCTCGCGGAGGCCGGTCTCGACCCCGACGCGCTGCGGGAGCTGCCCACCGACCGGCTCGACGTGGCGGCCGGACGCGACGCGGGCGCCCGGCTGCTCGGCCTCGCCGACCGCCCCACCGCCGTCTTCTGCGCCAACGACCTGCTCGCCCTCGGCGTGCTCCAGGCCATGTTCGCGGCCGGGGTCGGCGTCCCCGACGACCTCGCGATCGTCGGCTACGACGACATCGAGTTCGCGGCCGCCGCCGCCGTACCGCTCACCTCGGTCCGCCAGCCCGCCGTCACCATGGGCGCCCTGGCCGCCGAACTGCTGCTGGAGGAGACCGAGGCGGAGGCGGACCCGACGGCCCGCCCGCACGAGCACCGGCGGGTCGTCCTCCAGCCGGAACTGGTGGTGCGCCGCTCCAGCCTCGCCGCCCGCTGA
- a CDS encoding alpha/beta fold hydrolase translates to MSVSYRQPGVVLTDRHFTVPLDHEDPTGETIELYAREVVASDKAHREDLPWLLYLQGGPGFGANRFVGRQAWLDRALDEYRVLLLDQRGTGRSTPLTRQTLPLRGGPAEQAEHLTHFRADSIVRDCETIRPALTGGAPWTVLGQSFGGFCTVNYLSTAPEGLRAAVLTGGLPSLDAHADDVYRAAYPRIEHKVAAHYDRYPQDVERARRIAEHLLGHEPVLPNGYRLTVEAFQSLGIMLGGKEGSHRLHFLLENAFVRTPQGHELSDAFQEEVQNSLSFAGHPLYALVHEACYAQDARPTAWSAERVRSEFPQFDAAKTLAGDGPLLFTGETIHPWMFDCDPALRPLRDTAELLAAHTDWQPLYDPARLAAIEVPVAAAVYHDDMYVDVTHSLRTARAIRGLRTWVTDEFEHDGVRVGGPRVLDRLLALTRDEV, encoded by the coding sequence TTGTCCGTCAGCTACCGCCAGCCCGGCGTCGTCCTCACCGACCGTCACTTCACCGTGCCCCTCGACCATGAGGACCCCACGGGCGAGACCATCGAGCTCTACGCCCGTGAGGTCGTCGCGAGCGACAAGGCGCACCGCGAGGACCTGCCGTGGCTGCTCTACCTCCAGGGCGGCCCCGGATTCGGAGCGAATCGTTTCGTCGGCAGACAGGCCTGGCTCGACCGCGCGCTCGACGAGTACCGCGTGCTCCTCCTCGACCAGCGCGGCACCGGCCGCTCCACCCCGCTCACCCGGCAGACGCTCCCGCTGCGCGGCGGCCCCGCCGAGCAGGCCGAGCACCTCACGCACTTCCGCGCCGACTCGATCGTCCGGGACTGCGAGACCATCCGCCCCGCCCTCACCGGCGGCGCCCCGTGGACCGTCCTGGGCCAGAGCTTCGGCGGCTTCTGCACGGTGAACTACCTCTCCACCGCCCCCGAGGGCCTGCGCGCCGCCGTCCTCACCGGCGGCCTGCCGTCCCTCGACGCCCACGCCGACGACGTCTACCGGGCCGCCTACCCGCGCATCGAGCACAAGGTCGCCGCCCACTACGACCGCTACCCGCAGGACGTGGAGCGCGCCCGCCGCATCGCCGAACACCTGCTGGGCCACGAGCCGGTCCTGCCGAACGGCTACCGGCTCACCGTGGAGGCCTTCCAGTCCCTCGGCATCATGCTCGGCGGCAAGGAGGGCAGCCACCGCCTCCACTTCCTCCTGGAGAACGCCTTCGTCCGCACCCCGCAGGGCCACGAACTCTCCGACGCGTTCCAGGAAGAGGTCCAGAACTCCCTGTCGTTCGCCGGGCACCCCCTCTACGCCCTCGTCCACGAGGCGTGCTACGCCCAGGACGCCCGCCCCACCGCCTGGTCGGCGGAGCGCGTCCGCAGCGAGTTCCCGCAGTTCGACGCCGCCAAGACCCTCGCGGGCGACGGCCCCCTCCTGTTCACCGGCGAGACGATCCACCCCTGGATGTTCGACTGCGACCCCGCGCTGCGCCCGCTCCGCGACACCGCCGAACTCCTCGCCGCCCACACCGACTGGCAGCCGCTCTACGACCCGGCGCGCCTCGCCGCCATCGAGGTCCCGGTCGCCGCGGCCGTCTACCACGACGACATGTACGTCGACGTGACCCATTCGCTGCGGACCGCCCGCGCGATCCGCGGCCTGCGCACCTGGGTCACCGACGAGTTCGAGCACGACGGCGTACGGGTCGGCGGGCCGCGTGTCCTGGACCGGCTGCTGGCCCTCACGCGCGACGAGGTCTGA
- a CDS encoding FxLYD domain-containing protein: MNTKPLRRARPAALVLAVVAASSVALVSCGDDNDSSGSSSSQPATPDTASFSGMTPSALKSAASSAVASARARASAAASSASAAASSFEASVSAEVARASKDAQNELKDVDGQGNAMSEVAMTGKPRAQTGGLLAVVVTITNKTGKKASYAVQVDFLDSSGKVVETRYVGAENLAPGAKAQPVAISTKPPEPVLTPKLAKAQRY, encoded by the coding sequence ATGAATACCAAGCCGCTTCGCCGGGCCCGCCCGGCCGCCCTGGTCCTCGCCGTCGTCGCGGCGAGCTCGGTCGCACTCGTGTCCTGCGGTGACGACAACGACAGCTCCGGCAGCAGCAGCTCGCAGCCCGCGACCCCGGACACCGCCTCCTTCTCGGGCATGACCCCGTCGGCCCTGAAGTCGGCCGCCTCCTCGGCGGTCGCGTCGGCCCGCGCACGGGCCTCCGCTGCCGCGTCCTCCGCATCGGCGGCGGCGTCCTCCTTCGAGGCCTCCGTGTCGGCCGAGGTCGCCCGCGCGAGCAAGGACGCCCAGAACGAACTCAAGGACGTCGACGGTCAGGGCAACGCGATGTCCGAGGTCGCCATGACCGGCAAACCGCGCGCCCAGACCGGCGGCCTGCTCGCCGTCGTCGTCACCATCACCAACAAGACCGGCAAGAAGGCGTCCTACGCCGTCCAGGTCGACTTCCTCGACTCCTCGGGCAAGGTGGTGGAGACCCGCTACGTCGGCGCCGAGAACCTCGCGCCCGGCGCGAAGGCCCAGCCGGTCGCCATCAGCACCAAGCCGCCGGAGCCGGTGCTGACCCCCAAGTTGGCGAAGGCTCAACGCTATTGA
- the sigJ gene encoding RNA polymerase sigma factor SigJ, with protein MNDEDLLADRFEEHRGHLRAVAYRMLGSAPEAEDAVQETWLKLSRTDVDEIRNLGGWLTTVVGRVCLDLLRSRTARREEPIGETFVPDPVIRPLTELDPEAEVLHADSVGLALLVVLETLEPAERLAFVLHDMFAVPFDDIAPIVERGSAATRQLASRARRRVQGANLPTAPDLARQREIVEAFLAAAREGDFDALVALLHPDVALRADSGALVRGVAASKALRGARTVAEQALMFAPFARFAQLALVNGSVGVVNAPEGQVLSVMGVTVADGLITEMYILSDPDRLARLDADSSVR; from the coding sequence ATGAACGACGAGGACCTGCTGGCGGACCGCTTCGAGGAACACCGGGGCCATCTGCGAGCGGTGGCCTACCGCATGCTCGGCTCGGCGCCGGAGGCGGAGGACGCGGTCCAGGAGACGTGGCTGAAGCTCAGCCGCACCGACGTGGACGAGATCAGGAACCTCGGCGGCTGGCTGACCACGGTCGTCGGCCGGGTCTGCCTCGACCTGCTGCGCTCCCGCACGGCACGCCGTGAGGAACCCATCGGCGAGACCTTCGTGCCCGACCCCGTGATCAGACCCCTCACGGAGCTCGACCCGGAGGCGGAAGTGCTCCACGCGGACTCGGTGGGCCTCGCTCTCCTCGTCGTCCTGGAGACCCTGGAACCCGCCGAGCGGCTCGCGTTCGTCCTGCACGACATGTTCGCGGTGCCCTTCGACGACATCGCCCCGATCGTGGAACGCGGTTCGGCCGCGACCCGCCAACTGGCCAGCAGAGCCCGCCGCCGGGTCCAGGGCGCGAACCTGCCGACGGCCCCCGATCTCGCCCGCCAGCGCGAGATCGTCGAGGCCTTCCTCGCCGCCGCCCGTGAGGGCGACTTCGACGCCCTGGTCGCCCTCCTCCACCCGGACGTGGCCCTGCGCGCCGACTCCGGCGCCCTCGTACGGGGCGTGGCCGCCTCCAAGGCGCTGCGCGGAGCGCGCACGGTCGCCGAACAGGCGCTCATGTTCGCCCCGTTCGCCCGCTTCGCCCAACTCGCCCTGGTCAACGGCTCGGTGGGCGTCGTCAACGCGCCCGAGGGGCAGGTGCTCTCGGTCATGGGCGTCACCGTCGCCGACGGTCTGATCACCGAGATGTACATTCTGTCCGACCCGGACCGGCTGGCCCGCCTCGATGCCGACAGTTCCGTACGGTGA
- a CDS encoding cytochrome P450 encodes MAETTTATPTALPKGFRDAEQGWPRLGRIPRPPHRVPFLGDIIGADRRTPLQDSLRFARQLGPIFRRKAFGKEFVFVWGADLVADMADESRFAKHVGLGVANLRPVAGDGLFTAYNHEPNWQLAHDVLAPGFSREAMAGYHPMMLSVAERLTDHWDRELTAGRAVDVPGDMTKLTLETIARTGFGHDFGSFERDRPHPFVTSMVGTLGYAQRLNSVPAPLAPLLLRGSTRRNEADIAYLNRTVDDMVRARREASGDGDLLDRMLDTAHPETGERLSPENVRRQVITFLVAGHETTSGSLSFALHYLARHPEIAARARAEVDQVWGDTPAPGYDQVAKLRYVRRVLDESLRLWPTAPAYAREATRDTELVGVHPMRRGAWALILTPMLHRDPEVWGADAEEFDPDRFDAKAVRSRAPHTFKPFGTGARACIGRQFALHESMLVLGLLLRRYELRPDPAYRLRVTERLTLMPDGLRLHLDHRTAQAAPAPGAAPDEVPSAARCPVHGADD; translated from the coding sequence ATGGCGGAGACGACGACGGCGACGCCGACCGCGCTGCCGAAGGGATTCCGGGACGCCGAGCAGGGCTGGCCCCGGCTCGGCCGCATCCCGCGTCCCCCGCACCGGGTCCCGTTCCTCGGCGACATCATCGGCGCCGACCGCCGCACTCCTCTTCAGGACTCGCTCCGTTTCGCCCGTCAACTGGGCCCGATCTTCCGGCGGAAGGCCTTCGGCAAGGAGTTCGTGTTCGTGTGGGGCGCCGACCTGGTCGCCGACATGGCGGACGAGTCACGGTTCGCCAAGCATGTCGGTCTGGGGGTCGCGAACCTGCGGCCGGTCGCCGGGGACGGACTGTTCACGGCGTACAACCACGAGCCCAACTGGCAGTTGGCGCACGACGTCCTGGCCCCGGGCTTCAGCCGTGAGGCGATGGCCGGCTACCACCCGATGATGCTGTCCGTGGCCGAGCGGCTCACGGACCACTGGGACCGTGAATTGACGGCCGGGCGGGCGGTGGACGTCCCCGGCGACATGACCAAGCTGACCCTGGAGACGATCGCACGCACCGGCTTCGGCCATGACTTCGGCTCCTTCGAGCGCGACCGGCCGCACCCCTTCGTGACCTCGATGGTGGGCACGCTCGGCTACGCGCAACGCCTCAACTCCGTACCCGCTCCGCTGGCCCCGCTCCTCCTCCGCGGTTCGACTCGCCGCAACGAAGCGGACATCGCCTACCTCAACCGCACGGTCGACGACATGGTGCGAGCCCGCCGCGAGGCGAGCGGCGACGGCGACCTGCTCGACCGGATGCTCGACACGGCCCACCCGGAGACCGGCGAACGCCTCTCCCCCGAGAACGTCCGCCGCCAGGTCATCACCTTCCTGGTCGCCGGCCACGAGACCACCTCGGGCTCCCTGTCCTTCGCCCTGCACTACCTCGCCCGCCACCCGGAGATCGCCGCCCGCGCCCGCGCCGAGGTGGACCAGGTGTGGGGCGACACTCCGGCTCCGGGCTACGACCAGGTCGCCAAGCTGCGCTACGTCCGCCGGGTGCTGGACGAGTCGCTACGGCTCTGGCCGACGGCCCCCGCGTACGCCCGCGAGGCCACCCGGGACACCGAACTCGTCGGGGTCCACCCCATGCGGCGGGGCGCCTGGGCGCTGATCCTGACGCCGATGCTGCACCGCGACCCCGAGGTGTGGGGCGCGGACGCCGAGGAGTTCGACCCGGACCGCTTCGACGCCAAGGCCGTCCGCTCCCGTGCCCCGCACACCTTCAAGCCGTTCGGGACGGGGGCGCGGGCGTGCATCGGCCGCCAGTTCGCGCTGCACGAGTCGATGCTGGTCCTCGGACTGCTGCTGCGCCGCTACGAGTTGCGCCCCGACCCCGCCTACCGACTGCGCGTGACGGAACGCCTGACCCTGATGCCGGACGGCCTGCGCCTGCACCTGGACCACCGCACCGCGCAGGCCGCGCCCGCACCGGGCGCGGCCCCCGACGAGGTCCCGTCAGCGGCCCGCTGCCCAGTGCACGGGGCGGACGACTGA
- a CDS encoding TetR/AcrR family transcriptional regulator → MAANQGERTRRRLSSEERREQLLTVGARLFSEDPYDDVWIEQVAEIAGVSRGLLYHYFPTKRDFFAAVVERESERMLRMTAAVPGVPAREQLAVALDTYLEYVQTHAHGYRAFHRADAAGDQTVRRVYQRALAAQERQILAALTADPEFGPAVAERPDAKLAVRGWLAFTTAVCLEWLRGPELSREQVRDLCARALLGVISP, encoded by the coding sequence ATGGCCGCGAACCAGGGTGAGCGCACGCGCCGCCGGCTCAGCAGTGAGGAGCGCCGGGAGCAACTCCTCACGGTGGGCGCGCGGTTGTTCTCCGAGGACCCCTACGACGATGTGTGGATCGAGCAGGTCGCCGAGATCGCCGGGGTCTCCCGCGGGCTGCTCTACCACTACTTCCCGACCAAGCGGGACTTCTTCGCGGCCGTCGTCGAGCGCGAGAGCGAGCGGATGCTTCGAATGACGGCGGCGGTCCCGGGCGTGCCGGCCCGTGAGCAACTCGCCGTCGCCCTCGACACCTATCTGGAGTACGTGCAGACCCACGCGCACGGCTACCGCGCCTTCCACCGCGCCGACGCGGCCGGGGACCAGACCGTACGGCGGGTCTACCAGCGGGCGTTGGCGGCGCAGGAGCGGCAGATCCTGGCCGCGCTGACCGCCGATCCCGAGTTCGGGCCGGCCGTGGCGGAGCGGCCCGACGCGAAGCTCGCGGTGCGCGGGTGGCTGGCCTTCACCACCGCGGTCTGTCTGGAGTGGCTTCGGGGGCCCGAGTTGAGCCGCGAGCAGGTGCGCGATCTGTGCGCGCGGGCGCTGTTGGGCGTCATCTCGCCCTGA
- a CDS encoding DUF2470 domain-containing protein: MGDSQTWTAVPAAAERARSVLAAAWSCAVTAEGGREEFVGAHSVDDDGRVLLQVPEDSALLAAAICAPRGEPSAVLEFADVAPVPVRNRIRARLWLAGWFVPEEGQLAFRATRVVLRPPTGAVVIDLAEFAAAEPDPLALAEAQLLTHLADCHSDAVERLTRLVEPDSLHGAVRVQPLAVDRHGLTLRIERARAHGDVRLPFHAPADSVGHLTERMHVLLTQASAASCPRPLQRQRTDGDR; this comes from the coding sequence ATGGGTGACAGCCAGACGTGGACGGCCGTGCCTGCCGCGGCCGAGCGGGCCCGCTCGGTGCTCGCCGCCGCATGGTCCTGCGCGGTGACCGCGGAGGGCGGTCGCGAGGAGTTCGTCGGTGCGCACAGCGTCGACGACGACGGCCGGGTGCTCCTTCAAGTGCCCGAGGACAGCGCCCTGTTGGCCGCCGCGATCTGCGCGCCGCGCGGAGAGCCGTCCGCGGTCCTGGAGTTCGCGGACGTCGCACCCGTCCCCGTGCGCAACCGTATCCGAGCCAGGCTGTGGCTCGCCGGGTGGTTCGTGCCCGAGGAGGGCCAACTCGCCTTCCGGGCAACGCGCGTGGTGCTTCGCCCGCCGACCGGCGCGGTCGTCATCGACCTCGCCGAGTTCGCCGCCGCCGAACCCGACCCGCTGGCCCTGGCCGAGGCCCAACTGCTGACCCACCTCGCCGACTGCCACTCCGACGCGGTCGAACGCCTCACCCGACTCGTCGAGCCCGACAGCCTGCACGGCGCGGTCCGCGTCCAGCCCCTCGCCGTCGACCGGCACGGACTGACGCTGCGCATCGAGCGGGCCCGCGCCCACGGCGACGTACGCCTGCCGTTTCACGCGCCCGCAGATTCGGTCGGCCATCTCACCGAGCGCATGCACGTACTGCTCACCCAGGCCAGTGCCGCGTCCTGCCCGCGCCCCCTACAGCGGCAGCGCACAGACGGCGACCGGTGA
- a CDS encoding lactonase family protein, which translates to MTSGAEASREGWSRRRFIGALAGTAAVVAVPAPASPPADPESAPTADPTATKTPAPAAPPSVGKASGPRPLYLGTYTSVDGGGTGIGLATYDPATGKITGAGTLTGVADPSYLAVHPDGRTLYAVDEQTAGAVTAVRLADRTILGARSTGGAGPCHLSVHPTGRWLLSANYTSGSVAVHPIDTSGALGERSALVKHSSPQPGPGQDGPHAHQFVTGPDGGHVLAVDLGTDTVYTYRLDTAKGTLTEVSQAHTRAGAGPRSLTFHPGGRYAYLANEVDDTVAVCAYDPATGALSIGAPQSSGSTGNATNYPAQILVTSNGAYAYLANRGDNTLARYAVEADGARLRLLDTVPVSGDFPRQIALSPDGTLLFTANQRSSTVSVFHVDGASGQLRLAGKPFASPVAVCALPL; encoded by the coding sequence ATGACGAGTGGTGCGGAGGCGTCACGCGAGGGCTGGAGCAGGCGCCGTTTCATCGGCGCCCTGGCGGGAACCGCGGCGGTGGTCGCGGTCCCGGCCCCGGCCTCACCACCGGCCGACCCTGAATCCGCCCCTACGGCGGACCCGACGGCCACGAAGACACCGGCACCCGCCGCTCCACCCTCCGTCGGCAAGGCGTCCGGCCCCCGCCCCCTCTACCTCGGCACCTACACCTCGGTCGACGGCGGCGGCACGGGCATCGGCCTGGCCACCTACGATCCGGCGACCGGCAAGATCACCGGCGCGGGAACACTCACCGGGGTCGCCGACCCCTCGTACCTCGCCGTGCACCCCGACGGCCGCACGCTGTACGCGGTCGACGAGCAGACGGCGGGCGCGGTGACCGCCGTACGCCTGGCGGACCGCACGATCCTCGGCGCGCGGAGCACCGGCGGGGCGGGCCCCTGCCATCTGTCCGTGCACCCCACCGGACGCTGGCTGCTGAGCGCCAACTACACGTCCGGCAGTGTCGCCGTGCACCCCATCGACACCTCGGGCGCGCTCGGTGAACGCAGCGCGCTGGTCAAGCACTCCAGTCCGCAGCCGGGCCCGGGCCAGGACGGCCCGCACGCGCACCAGTTCGTGACCGGTCCCGACGGCGGCCATGTCCTCGCCGTCGATCTGGGCACCGACACGGTCTACACCTACCGCCTGGACACCGCGAAGGGCACGCTCACCGAGGTCTCGCAGGCGCACACGCGCGCGGGTGCGGGCCCGCGCAGCCTCACGTTCCACCCCGGCGGCCGGTACGCCTACCTCGCCAACGAGGTCGACGACACCGTCGCGGTCTGCGCCTACGACCCGGCCACGGGCGCCCTGTCGATCGGCGCCCCGCAGTCCAGCGGCAGCACGGGCAACGCCACCAACTACCCGGCGCAGATCCTGGTGACCTCGAACGGCGCGTACGCCTATCTCGCCAACCGGGGCGACAACACCCTTGCGCGGTACGCCGTCGAGGCGGACGGCGCTCGGCTCAGGCTGCTCGACACGGTGCCGGTGTCCGGTGACTTCCCACGCCAGATCGCGCTCTCGCCGGACGGGACGCTGCTGTTCACCGCGAACCAGAGGTCTAGCACGGTCAGCGTGTTCCACGTGGACGGCGCGAGCGGTCAACTGCGGCTCGCGGGCAAGCCGTTCGCGTCACCGGTCGCCGTCTGTGCGCTGCCGCTGTAG
- a CDS encoding FUSC family protein: MRDVREWTAPLVRFVGRHRDPVVVQTLRSATAATVAYVVALRLSPEPAPLTAPLTALLVVQVTLYATLTNGIRRVNAVVAGVLVAIAFSLLVGLTWWSLALLIVASLVVGRVVKVDEYVPEVAISAMLVLGVTTVGNTAWARVVETLIGAVVGLACNLLLAPPVWVDEAGESIEGLARRLRRLMRRMGEEAAGRTPVDHATARLHEARRLDHDIVEVDAALRQAEDSLRLNPRVREGLLHRVVLRTGLDTLEICTVVLRVLARTFTDLAKQRDPEPLFAPPTGAAVEQLLSEIGDAVVSFAVLVTTDVTVSAESAESRLTAELHTAAATRDKLAQLLLEEVQRDAAQWQLLGAMLTEVNRMLDELDTEHRSRRLMEELDRVSREQRERLPWLAWLRERVGVPERLRRNRGGVADRSR, translated from the coding sequence ATGCGAGATGTCCGTGAGTGGACCGCGCCACTGGTGCGGTTCGTGGGGCGGCACCGGGACCCGGTGGTCGTCCAGACGCTGCGGTCGGCGACCGCGGCGACGGTCGCGTACGTCGTCGCGCTGCGGCTGAGCCCCGAGCCCGCGCCGCTGACCGCTCCCCTGACCGCGCTCCTCGTCGTCCAGGTCACCCTCTACGCCACGCTCACCAACGGCATCCGCCGTGTGAACGCCGTGGTCGCGGGCGTGCTCGTGGCCATCGCGTTCAGTCTGCTGGTCGGTCTGACCTGGTGGAGCCTGGCCCTGCTGATCGTGGCCTCGCTGGTCGTCGGGCGGGTGGTGAAGGTCGACGAGTACGTGCCCGAGGTGGCGATCAGCGCAATGCTGGTCCTCGGGGTCACCACGGTCGGGAACACGGCCTGGGCGCGCGTGGTGGAGACGCTGATCGGCGCGGTGGTCGGGCTCGCCTGCAATCTGCTGCTGGCTCCCCCGGTGTGGGTGGACGAGGCCGGCGAGTCGATCGAGGGACTGGCCCGTCGGCTGCGCCGGCTGATGCGGCGCATGGGCGAGGAGGCGGCGGGCCGCACGCCCGTCGACCACGCCACCGCGCGGCTGCACGAGGCGCGCCGGCTCGACCACGACATCGTCGAGGTGGACGCGGCCCTCAGGCAGGCGGAGGACAGCCTGCGGCTCAATCCGCGCGTACGGGAGGGGCTGCTGCACCGGGTCGTGCTGCGGACCGGCCTGGACACCCTGGAGATCTGCACGGTCGTGCTGCGCGTCCTCGCCCGCACCTTCACCGACCTGGCGAAACAGCGCGACCCCGAGCCGCTGTTCGCGCCGCCGACGGGCGCGGCCGTAGAACAGTTGCTGTCCGAGATCGGTGACGCGGTGGTCAGTTTCGCGGTGCTGGTGACCACCGATGTGACGGTGAGCGCCGAGTCGGCGGAGTCACGGCTCACCGCCGAGCTGCACACGGCCGCCGCGACCCGCGACAAGCTGGCCCAGTTGCTCCTGGAGGAGGTCCAGCGCGACGCGGCCCAGTGGCAACTGCTGGGCGCCATGCTGACCGAGGTCAACCGCATGCTGGACGAGCTGGACACCGAGCACCGCTCGCGCCGCCTGATGGAGGAGCTGGACCGCGTCAGCCGCGAGCAGCGTGAGCGCCTGCCCTGGCTGGCCTGGCTGCGGGAGCGGGTGGGCGTGCCGGAGCGGCTGCGCAGGAACCGGGGCGGGGTCGCCGATCGTTCTAGGTGA
- a CDS encoding TIGR03086 family metal-binding protein, with the protein MTDMQGIEVLTRSHDYLREVVAAVPDSAWAAPTPCSEWTARQVLNHARIDQQAYGLVLTGDRPDADPFHPEDVLAGDPVAELDKVLRAVAEGYAGLPADAEQVPTPLGPMPRAFAAATAAMDAAVHAWDIAVATGQNRPLGVDLAEGIRPAADRLVDQLRDAYRVFAPAREARAEYDRAEALLAFLGRDPHWTPAAS; encoded by the coding sequence ATGACGGACATGCAGGGCATCGAGGTACTGACCCGCTCGCACGACTACCTGCGCGAGGTGGTCGCCGCCGTGCCCGACAGCGCCTGGGCGGCGCCGACACCGTGCAGCGAGTGGACGGCGCGCCAGGTCCTCAACCACGCGCGCATCGACCAGCAGGCCTACGGCCTCGTCCTCACCGGCGACCGGCCCGACGCCGACCCCTTCCACCCCGAGGACGTCCTGGCGGGGGACCCGGTCGCCGAACTCGACAAGGTGCTCCGCGCGGTGGCCGAGGGCTATGCCGGACTGCCCGCCGACGCCGAGCAGGTGCCGACGCCGCTCGGCCCGATGCCCCGCGCGTTCGCCGCGGCGACGGCCGCGATGGACGCGGCCGTGCACGCCTGGGACATCGCGGTGGCCACCGGCCAGAACCGGCCACTGGGCGTGGACCTGGCGGAAGGGATCCGGCCGGCCGCGGACCGACTCGTCGACCAACTCCGGGACGCCTACCGGGTGTTCGCGCCCGCGCGCGAGGCGAGGGCCGAGTACGACAGGGCCGAGGCACTCCTCGCCTTCCTCGGCCGCGACCCGCACTGGACGCCGGCCGCCTCCTGA
- a CDS encoding CGNR zinc finger domain-containing protein, producing MTQPPVFPFIGGRPCLNFVATLGKRHGTPFERLPDPTALAAWITEAELSAGTEPVRVTARELTDARTLREALYRVVRDAMAGREPAAADVERVNEAAARPDLAPQLGAQRWKSAHPARAALATVARDGVLLVGSSLLDRVKECENPECSLLFLDDSQARRRRWCSMDRCGNLAKIAGYRSRSRAATTE from the coding sequence ATGACCCAACCGCCCGTCTTCCCGTTCATCGGCGGACGCCCGTGCCTGAACTTCGTGGCGACGCTCGGCAAACGGCACGGCACCCCCTTCGAGCGGCTGCCCGATCCGACCGCCCTGGCCGCCTGGATCACGGAGGCGGAGTTGTCGGCGGGCACCGAGCCGGTGCGGGTCACGGCCCGGGAGCTGACCGACGCGCGCACCCTGCGCGAGGCGCTCTACCGCGTCGTACGGGACGCGATGGCCGGGCGGGAACCGGCGGCGGCCGATGTCGAGCGGGTCAACGAGGCCGCCGCGCGCCCGGATCTCGCGCCTCAACTGGGCGCGCAGCGCTGGAAGTCGGCACATCCGGCGCGCGCGGCGCTGGCGACGGTGGCCCGGGACGGCGTGCTGCTGGTGGGCAGTTCGCTCCTCGATCGGGTCAAGGAGTGCGAGAACCCGGAGTGTTCGCTGCTGTTCCTCGACGACTCCCAGGCCCGCCGCCGCCGTTGGTGCTCGATGGACCGCTGCGGCAACCTCGCGAAGATCGCGGGCTATCGATCGCGCAGCCGGGCCGCCACGACCGAGTGA